Proteins encoded by one window of Streptomyces sp. ALI-76-A:
- a CDS encoding ATP-binding SpoIIE family protein phosphatase, with protein sequence MPRVWDVPVHDSTRVRDARVAAEHAAALAGLDEARTAAAALVATELATNLLKHAGGGQLLIDVVDPALPAGAGASLVQVAAVDHGPGIPDVSTALRDGYSTARSLGAGLGTCRRIADDFDLHSVPGRGTVVLARVGARPKEAAPAAAVRAGGVNIPFAGADHSGDAWAWARAGDRLTLMLADGLGHGPDAAHASTAATRALHRAAHLPPAETLVHLDTALRGTRGAAVAVAQVDARTGELRFAGVGNIGARLREGGRWRSLLSRPGIVGVHKHATLREDRMPWAADRMLILHSDGLPSRWTPPSDAALLAADPAVVAAVTVRDASSSARPVRDDTAVAVLAPTPPEGP encoded by the coding sequence ATGCCGCGTGTGTGGGACGTGCCGGTGCACGACTCGACCCGGGTGCGGGACGCCCGGGTCGCCGCGGAGCACGCGGCCGCCCTCGCGGGGCTCGACGAGGCGCGCACGGCGGCGGCCGCGCTGGTGGCGACCGAGCTGGCCACCAACCTGCTCAAGCACGCCGGGGGCGGCCAGCTCCTCATCGACGTGGTGGACCCGGCCCTGCCCGCGGGCGCCGGCGCCTCCTTGGTGCAGGTCGCCGCGGTCGACCACGGTCCGGGCATCCCCGACGTCAGCACCGCCCTGCGGGACGGCTACTCCACGGCGCGGTCCCTCGGGGCCGGGCTCGGCACCTGCCGCCGGATAGCGGACGACTTCGACCTGCACAGCGTGCCGGGGCGGGGCACGGTGGTGCTGGCCCGGGTCGGGGCCCGGCCGAAGGAAGCCGCACCGGCCGCCGCGGTGCGGGCCGGCGGGGTGAACATCCCGTTCGCCGGGGCGGACCACTCGGGCGACGCCTGGGCGTGGGCCCGGGCCGGCGACCGGCTGACCCTGATGCTGGCCGACGGTCTGGGGCACGGCCCCGACGCGGCCCACGCCTCCACGGCCGCCACGCGGGCCCTGCACCGGGCGGCCCACTTGCCCCCCGCCGAGACGCTGGTCCACCTGGACACCGCGTTGCGCGGCACCAGGGGGGCGGCCGTCGCGGTGGCCCAGGTCGACGCCCGCACGGGCGAGCTGCGGTTCGCCGGTGTCGGCAACATAGGAGCGCGGCTGCGCGAGGGCGGCCGGTGGCGTTCGCTGCTGTCCCGGCCCGGGATCGTGGGCGTCCACAAGCACGCGACGCTGCGGGAGGACCGTATGCCGTGGGCCGCCGACCGGATGCTCATCCTGCACAGCGACGGCCTGCCCAGCCGGTGGACGCCGCCGTCGGACGCTGCCCTGCTGGCGGCCGACCCGGCGGTCGTGGCCGCCGTGACGGTACGTGACGCGAGCAGTTCCGCCCGGCCGGTGCGGGACGACACCGCCGTGGCAGTGCTGGCTCCGACCCCGCCGGAGGGTCCATGA
- a CDS encoding GAF domain-containing SpoIIE family protein phosphatase → MTHSWQITDVVDAARARIATARLAAAHGVPALDRTRLTTALSVQLRQCLTKGGTWWLTLEATAAPGEEGLLHALVTPRHETAAVAQPPWRITVRCPEAADVSGDAAVAEDPVVLAEALLGADEDTALVLERLTEQEELVDFHREELHQTNQGVLALHAELDAAGRAQREAFAAERKARTEAESARRRLTFLADASAVLTASLNHDEIVRRLPGLLVPEYARSVDVWLFDGDDDRHPPTPDPAAPQHPPTPHPAAAVLAARTGRPQYAADRPGGLPGVQDQPPSALDPARPLLCIPLTTRRAPLGVLTLSPPGDRWDPDDAVMLIELARRASIAIDNARRFEHNRDIAETLQRALLTDLPAKPGLSLAARYLPATHGLNIGGDWYDAFRQPDGSLITVIGDVTGHGLHAAVMMSQLRTALRAYAVDGGSPGQLLTRLHMFLHHLQPDLYATAVIARFRPGDPTLTWAAAGHPPPVLRTPDGRVHTLDAKPGAMLGIPLRQQIDDHTAPLVPGSTLALYTDGLVERRAQGIDPGIERLADALGRFGSTELEADLEGAADRILTPLLSDSERDDDVCLLLCHLAA, encoded by the coding sequence ATGACGCACAGTTGGCAGATCACAGACGTCGTCGACGCGGCCCGGGCCCGGATCGCCACCGCCCGGCTGGCCGCCGCCCACGGCGTGCCGGCCCTCGACCGCACCCGGCTGACCACCGCGCTCAGCGTGCAGCTGCGGCAGTGCCTCACCAAGGGCGGCACCTGGTGGCTCACCCTGGAGGCCACGGCCGCGCCCGGCGAAGAGGGACTCCTGCACGCCCTGGTGACGCCCCGGCACGAGACGGCCGCCGTCGCGCAGCCGCCGTGGCGGATCACGGTCCGCTGCCCGGAGGCGGCGGACGTGTCCGGCGACGCCGCGGTGGCCGAGGACCCGGTGGTCCTGGCGGAGGCCCTGCTGGGCGCCGACGAGGACACCGCGCTGGTGCTGGAGCGGCTCACCGAGCAGGAGGAACTGGTCGACTTCCACCGGGAGGAGCTGCACCAGACGAACCAGGGTGTGCTGGCCCTGCACGCGGAGCTGGACGCCGCCGGGCGGGCCCAGCGCGAGGCCTTCGCCGCCGAGCGCAAGGCGCGCACCGAGGCGGAGAGCGCCCGGCGCCGGCTGACGTTCCTGGCGGACGCGAGCGCGGTGCTGACGGCGTCGCTGAACCACGACGAGATCGTGCGCCGACTGCCCGGCCTGCTGGTGCCCGAGTACGCCCGCAGCGTCGACGTGTGGCTGTTCGACGGCGACGACGACCGGCACCCGCCCACGCCGGACCCGGCCGCACCGCAGCACCCGCCCACGCCGCACCCGGCCGCCGCCGTGCTCGCCGCCCGCACCGGGCGCCCGCAGTACGCCGCCGACCGTCCGGGCGGTCTGCCCGGCGTCCAGGACCAGCCGCCCTCGGCGCTGGATCCCGCCCGGCCCCTGCTGTGCATCCCGCTGACGACGCGGCGCGCTCCCCTGGGCGTGCTCACGCTGTCCCCGCCCGGTGACCGCTGGGACCCGGACGACGCCGTGATGCTGATCGAGCTCGCCAGACGGGCCAGCATCGCCATCGACAACGCCCGCCGCTTCGAGCACAACCGGGACATCGCCGAGACACTGCAACGCGCGCTGCTCACGGACCTGCCTGCCAAACCGGGCCTGAGCCTGGCCGCCCGCTATCTGCCGGCCACGCACGGCCTGAACATCGGCGGCGACTGGTACGACGCCTTCCGCCAGCCCGACGGCAGCCTGATCACCGTCATCGGCGACGTCACCGGGCACGGTCTGCACGCGGCCGTGATGATGAGCCAGCTGCGCACCGCGCTGCGCGCCTACGCCGTCGACGGCGGCAGTCCGGGCCAGTTGCTGACCCGGCTGCACATGTTCCTGCACCATCTCCAGCCCGATCTCTACGCCACCGCCGTCATCGCGCGTTTCCGGCCCGGCGACCCCACCCTGACCTGGGCGGCGGCCGGTCATCCGCCGCCGGTGCTGCGTACCCCCGACGGGCGGGTGCACACGCTCGACGCCAAGCCCGGTGCGATGCTCGGCATTCCGCTGCGGCAGCAGATCGACGACCACACCGCGCCGCTCGTGCCCGGCTCGACGCTGGCCCTGTACACGGACGGTCTGGTGGAGCGGCGCGCGCAGGGCATAGACCCGGGCATCGAGCGGCTGGCGGACGCGCTCGGCAGGTTCGGCTCCACGGAGCTGGAAGCCGACCTGGAAGGAGCGGCGGACCGGATCCTCACACCGCTGCTGAGCGACTCCGAACGCGACGACGACGTGTGTCTGCTGCTCTGTCATCTGGCGGCCTGA
- a CDS encoding NAD(P)/FAD-dependent oxidoreductase, whose amino-acid sequence MNTVTRPRILVVGAGFAGVECVRRLERKLSPEEADVTLVTPFAYQLYLPLLPQVASGVLTPQSIAVSLRRSKKYRTRIIPGGAIGVDLKAKVCVIRTITDEIVDEPYDYIVLAPGSITRTFDIPGLTDHAFGMKTLAEAAYVRDHVISQLDLADASQDPAERASRLQFVVVGGGYAGTETAACLQRLTHAAVKRYPRLDPGLIKWHLIDIAPKLMPELGDKLGSSAQEVLRKRGIEISLGVSIAKAGPEEVTFTDGRVIPTRTLIWTAGVVASPLIATLGAETVRGRLAVTADMCLPGHDGVFALGDAAAVPDRAKGEEGAVCPPTAQHAMRQGKHVADNVIATLRGQAMSPYVHKDLGLVVDLGGKDAVSKPLGIPLRGVPAQAVARGYHWQALRTGVAKTRVMTNWVLNALAGDDFVRTGFQARKPAKLKDFEYTDSYLTPDQVQAHVQGSERLDR is encoded by the coding sequence ATGAACACCGTGACACGACCCAGGATCCTGGTGGTTGGCGCAGGCTTCGCCGGAGTGGAGTGCGTCCGCCGTCTGGAACGGAAACTCTCCCCGGAGGAAGCCGACGTCACGCTGGTGACGCCGTTCGCCTACCAGCTCTACCTTCCGCTGCTCCCCCAGGTCGCCTCCGGCGTGCTGACGCCGCAGTCGATCGCCGTCTCCCTGCGCCGCAGCAAGAAGTACCGCACCCGGATCATCCCGGGCGGCGCGATCGGCGTGGACCTGAAGGCGAAGGTCTGCGTCATCCGCACCATCACCGACGAGATCGTCGACGAGCCGTACGACTACATCGTGCTGGCTCCCGGCAGCATCACGCGCACCTTCGACATCCCCGGCCTGACCGATCACGCGTTCGGCATGAAGACGCTCGCCGAGGCCGCCTACGTCCGCGACCACGTCATCTCCCAGCTGGACCTGGCCGACGCCAGCCAGGATCCGGCGGAGCGGGCCTCCCGGTTGCAGTTCGTGGTGGTCGGCGGCGGCTACGCGGGCACCGAGACGGCCGCCTGTCTACAGCGGCTGACGCACGCCGCGGTCAAGCGCTACCCCCGTCTGGACCCGGGCCTGATCAAGTGGCACCTGATCGACATCGCCCCCAAGCTGATGCCGGAGCTGGGCGACAAGCTCGGCAGCAGCGCCCAGGAGGTGCTGCGCAAGCGCGGCATCGAGATCTCGCTCGGGGTCTCCATCGCCAAGGCGGGCCCGGAGGAGGTCACCTTCACCGACGGGCGGGTGATTCCGACCCGCACCCTGATCTGGACCGCCGGTGTGGTGGCGAGCCCGCTCATCGCCACGCTCGGCGCGGAGACCGTGCGCGGGCGGCTCGCGGTCACCGCCGACATGTGCCTGCCGGGCCACGACGGCGTGTTCGCACTCGGTGACGCCGCCGCGGTGCCCGACCGGGCCAAGGGCGAGGAGGGCGCGGTGTGCCCGCCCACCGCGCAGCACGCGATGCGGCAGGGCAAGCACGTCGCCGACAACGTCATCGCGACCCTGCGCGGCCAGGCGATGAGTCCGTACGTCCACAAGGACCTCGGTCTGGTCGTCGACCTGGGCGGCAAGGACGCCGTCTCCAAGCCGCTCGGCATCCCGCTGCGCGGAGTGCCCGCCCAGGCCGTGGCCCGCGGTTACCACTGGCAGGCGCTGCGCACCGGGGTCGCCAAGACCCGTGTGATGACCAACTGGGTGCTGAACGCCCTCGCGGGCGACGATTTCGTCCGCACCGGCTTCCAGGCCCGCAAGCCCGCCAAGCTGAAGGACTTCGAGTACACGGACTCGTATCTGACGCCGGACCAGGTGCAGGCACACGTGCAGGGCTCCGAGCGGCTCGACCGGTGA
- a CDS encoding FUSC family protein yields the protein MKAAGRSVRARLRDGVAASDPGLLRLAAGLRTVGAIALTLAVLGLFGAGITALVAGAMAAMVATFAIREKQRGQQAVTLALGLPVALASVTLGALLSSRVVGGDLFFVALIFCAVYGRRFGDRGTALGLIGFQTYFLSLFVGATVSGLPQLYGVLGVAFASSALVRFLLVPETPAGILERLREAFRARLAQLVSAQLALLDAGADEVEKALDDLRGGTARLHETAMMIQGRLEEGTSDEATARLLQRRIADAEIAAERLGLLLLTARSAERADTLTLHLPGAPVPPGGRLPVRDEATVTLRRDLEALRMLVMRPVSEDSGTALSHVRNRLLGYRDEDNLPPAPLAVQDVFRGIGEAARAVLGLRIALGGAQDESDDTPATTRSREELDAEDAAIDAGEDEDRAEEEATGLRRPTTRAAVQVAVGSSLAIVGGEFLSSQRWYWAVLTCWIVFINTASTGEILVKGYRRLLGTVLGVVAGIVLAGLVGHQTWTAFALVLVFVFAMFYTAPLSYTLMSFFVTAALGLLYTLLHTYSFSVLVLRVEETALGAVCGVVAAAFVLPVRTDRRTNDLLVTVLDRLADVTETAVDQLSGGPPADLLDQARDLDQALADLRAGTQPLTHPITPLRARRDTARYVVALLETCAYHARSLAATAELLPTHPSIAADPRLRRAGRRIAHNIGAISAHVADGRAAVEIETGSSIASLLEPDVPGTPRYGRITDRVLRHLQRLDETVAGLARPLGVPAAGPRR from the coding sequence GTGAAGGCAGCGGGACGGTCGGTCCGGGCACGACTGCGGGACGGCGTCGCGGCGTCCGATCCCGGACTGCTGCGGCTGGCGGCCGGCCTCAGAACGGTCGGCGCCATCGCCCTCACCCTGGCCGTCCTGGGCCTGTTCGGCGCCGGCATCACGGCTCTGGTGGCGGGGGCGATGGCCGCGATGGTCGCCACCTTCGCCATCCGCGAGAAGCAGCGCGGGCAGCAGGCCGTGACGCTCGCCCTGGGGCTGCCGGTGGCGCTGGCGTCCGTGACGCTGGGCGCGCTGCTGAGCTCCCGGGTGGTGGGCGGTGACCTCTTCTTCGTCGCCCTCATCTTCTGCGCGGTCTACGGCCGCCGGTTCGGCGACCGCGGTACCGCGCTCGGCCTGATCGGCTTCCAGACCTACTTCCTGTCACTGTTCGTCGGCGCCACCGTCTCCGGCCTGCCCCAGCTGTACGGGGTGCTCGGCGTCGCGTTCGCCAGCAGCGCCCTGGTGCGTTTCCTGCTCGTGCCCGAGACACCGGCGGGCATCCTGGAGCGGCTGCGCGAGGCGTTCCGGGCCCGCCTGGCCCAGCTGGTGTCCGCGCAGCTCGCCCTGCTGGACGCCGGCGCGGACGAGGTGGAGAAGGCCCTGGACGACCTGCGGGGCGGCACCGCCCGGCTGCACGAGACGGCGATGATGATCCAGGGCCGGCTGGAGGAGGGCACCTCCGACGAGGCCACGGCACGGCTGCTGCAACGCCGGATCGCGGACGCCGAGATCGCCGCCGAACGCCTGGGCCTGTTGCTGCTGACCGCGCGCAGCGCGGAGCGGGCGGACACCCTGACCCTGCACCTGCCCGGCGCGCCTGTACCCCCGGGCGGCCGGCTGCCGGTGCGGGACGAGGCGACCGTCACGCTGCGCCGTGACCTGGAGGCGCTGCGGATGCTGGTGATGCGGCCCGTCTCCGAGGACTCCGGAACCGCGCTGTCGCATGTCCGCAACCGGCTCCTCGGGTACCGCGACGAGGACAACCTGCCGCCCGCCCCGCTCGCCGTCCAGGACGTGTTCCGGGGCATCGGCGAGGCCGCCCGTGCCGTGCTGGGGCTGCGGATCGCGCTCGGCGGGGCGCAGGACGAGTCGGACGACACCCCGGCGACCACCCGCTCCCGTGAGGAGCTGGACGCCGAGGACGCGGCGATCGACGCCGGGGAGGACGAGGACCGCGCGGAGGAGGAGGCCACCGGGCTGCGGCGGCCGACCACCCGGGCGGCGGTGCAGGTCGCCGTGGGGTCGTCGCTGGCCATCGTGGGCGGTGAGTTCCTCTCCAGCCAGCGCTGGTACTGGGCGGTGCTGACCTGCTGGATCGTCTTCATCAACACCGCGTCCACGGGCGAGATCCTGGTCAAGGGCTACCGGCGGCTGCTGGGCACGGTGCTGGGTGTCGTGGCCGGCATCGTCCTGGCGGGACTGGTCGGCCACCAGACGTGGACGGCGTTCGCGCTGGTGCTGGTGTTCGTCTTCGCGATGTTCTACACCGCGCCCCTGTCGTACACGCTGATGTCCTTCTTCGTCACCGCCGCGCTGGGCCTGCTGTACACCCTGCTGCACACGTACAGCTTCTCGGTGCTGGTGCTGCGGGTGGAGGAGACGGCGCTCGGCGCGGTCTGCGGGGTCGTGGCGGCGGCGTTCGTGCTGCCGGTGCGTACGGACCGCCGTACGAACGATCTGCTGGTCACCGTCCTGGACCGGCTCGCGGACGTCACCGAGACGGCGGTGGACCAGCTCAGCGGCGGGCCCCCGGCCGATCTGCTCGACCAGGCGCGGGATCTGGACCAGGCGCTGGCCGACCTGCGGGCCGGCACCCAGCCGCTCACCCATCCGATCACGCCGCTGCGGGCCCGGCGCGACACCGCCCGCTATGTCGTCGCGCTGCTGGAGACCTGCGCGTACCACGCCCGGTCGCTGGCGGCGACGGCCGAGCTGCTGCCCACCCATCCGTCGATCGCGGCCGATCCGAGGCTGCGCCGGGCCGGGCGGCGCATCGCGCACAACATCGGGGCGATCTCCGCACACGTCGCCGACGGGCGGGCGGCCGTCGAGATCGAGACCGGATCGAGCATCGCCTCGCTGCTGGAGCCGGACGTCCCGGGCACGCCGAGGTACGGCCGGATCACCGACCGGGTGCTGCGGCATCTGCAGCGTCTGGACGAGACCGTGGCCGGTCTGGCGCGCCCGCTGGGCGTTCCCGCCGCCGGACCCAGGCGGTGA
- a CDS encoding DUF1206 domain-containing protein — MNMSATVRSGRGDARRMAKGSAGESAARAGLTARGVIYLLVGLLALQIAFGGSGRQADRSGALAELADKPFGAVLLWALGVGLVGMALWRLSEVLFGAVGPDGHKPKKRLLSGARFVFYAFVAYSVLSFAAGSGGEGSSDKQSRDVTSRLLEAPGGQWLVGLAGAGIVVAGVWIGARALMRKYHDKLKLGQMSARTRRLVDVTGVGGGVARGAVFAVAGAFAVRAAVDYEPNRAKGLDDTLRSFAETPLGPWLLACVAAGLVLFGLFSFAMARWRRV; from the coding sequence ATGAACATGAGTGCCACGGTCCGCAGCGGGCGAGGGGACGCCCGCCGGATGGCGAAGGGCTCGGCGGGGGAGAGCGCCGCACGAGCGGGTCTGACCGCGCGAGGTGTCATCTACCTGCTGGTCGGCCTCCTCGCACTGCAGATCGCCTTCGGCGGCAGCGGCCGCCAGGCGGACCGCAGCGGCGCCCTCGCCGAGCTAGCCGATAAACCCTTCGGAGCCGTCCTGCTGTGGGCGCTGGGCGTCGGCCTGGTCGGCATGGCGCTGTGGCGGCTGTCGGAGGTCCTGTTCGGCGCCGTCGGCCCGGACGGCCACAAGCCGAAGAAGCGTCTGCTGTCCGGAGCGCGGTTCGTCTTCTACGCCTTCGTCGCCTACTCGGTGCTGTCCTTCGCCGCGGGCTCGGGCGGTGAGGGATCCAGCGACAAGCAGTCCCGGGACGTCACCTCCCGCCTGCTGGAGGCCCCCGGCGGGCAGTGGCTCGTGGGGTTGGCCGGCGCCGGGATCGTGGTGGCCGGCGTGTGGATCGGCGCACGGGCGCTGATGCGCAAGTACCACGACAAGCTCAAGCTCGGACAGATGTCCGCCCGCACCCGCCGGCTCGTCGACGTGACGGGCGTGGGCGGCGGCGTGGCCCGCGGAGCGGTGTTCGCCGTCGCCGGTGCCTTCGCCGTGCGCGCGGCGGTCGACTACGAACCCAACCGGGCTAAAGGACTGGACGACACGCTCCGCTCGTTCGCCGAGACCCCGCTCGGGCCATGGCTGCTGGCCTGCGTCGCAGCCGGACTGGTGCTGTTCGGACTGTTCTCGTTCGCGATGGCACGCTGGCGCAGGGTCTGA
- a CDS encoding DUF5133 domain-containing protein, which produces MLIPHPAFLRELVEKYEALAAEEAAPGAAGGNPRARDLAYTLCVSTGTRDVRLALETARRLLTAAPEPEPARLSG; this is translated from the coding sequence ATCCTGATCCCTCACCCCGCCTTCCTGCGCGAACTCGTCGAGAAGTACGAGGCGTTGGCGGCCGAGGAGGCCGCGCCTGGCGCGGCCGGAGGAAACCCGAGGGCGCGCGACCTCGCCTACACGCTCTGCGTGTCCACCGGCACCCGCGACGTGCGACTGGCGCTGGAGACCGCCCGTCGTCTGCTCACCGCCGCACCGGAGCCCGAGCCCGCGCGGCTCTCGGGGTGA
- a CDS encoding SigB/SigF/SigG family RNA polymerase sigma factor: MLIDMSTSRPGTPAQPTTPNRRRHDDAPDTAALFARLAELADGPERDAVRDELVTAWLPMAHRIAGRFRDRGESIEDLRQVAALGLVKAIDRFEPERGAFESYAVPTITGEVKRHFRDRMWALRVPRRVQELRNKVRVARRELTQNPGSPEPSVTDIAAHTGLTEDEVATGMEALESFSTLSLDAELSAGDDGYSLADTLGDSDSSFDTVVDRESAKEGLRRLPERERAILYMRFFEDMTQSRIADQLGISQMHVSRLISRSCARVRDEVMGQRTNRRGPGGRVA, from the coding sequence ATGCTCATCGATATGTCGACAAGCCGTCCCGGCACGCCCGCTCAGCCGACCACCCCGAACCGGCGCCGTCACGACGACGCCCCCGACACCGCCGCCCTCTTCGCCCGTCTGGCCGAGCTGGCGGACGGGCCTGAGCGGGACGCCGTCCGCGACGAACTCGTCACCGCCTGGCTGCCCATGGCCCACCGGATCGCCGGCCGCTTCCGCGACCGCGGCGAGTCCATCGAGGACCTGCGGCAGGTGGCGGCACTGGGTCTGGTGAAGGCCATCGACCGGTTCGAACCCGAGCGGGGTGCCTTCGAAAGCTATGCCGTGCCCACCATCACCGGCGAGGTCAAGCGACACTTCCGGGACCGGATGTGGGCGCTGCGCGTGCCCCGCCGGGTGCAGGAGCTGCGCAACAAGGTGCGCGTGGCGCGCCGCGAACTGACGCAGAACCCCGGCTCCCCCGAGCCCTCGGTGACCGACATCGCCGCCCACACCGGGCTGACCGAGGACGAGGTCGCCACCGGCATGGAGGCCCTCGAAAGCTTCAGCACCCTGTCGCTGGACGCCGAACTGTCGGCCGGTGACGACGGCTACAGCCTCGCCGACACCCTGGGTGATTCGGACAGCTCGTTCGACACCGTCGTCGACCGCGAGTCCGCCAAGGAGGGCCTGCGCCGGCTGCCCGAGCGGGAGCGCGCCATCCTCTACATGCGCTTCTTCGAGGACATGACCCAGAGCCGTATCGCCGACCAGCTCGGCATCTCCCAGATGCACGTCTCCCGCCTGATCAGCCGCAGCTGCGCCCGGGTGCGCGACGAGGTCATGGGACAGCGGACCAACCGTCGTGGCCCCGGCGGGCGGGTGGCCTGA
- a CDS encoding ATP-binding protein, whose product MCEQHRTEFAREPFTADRRGPAGPSKPAEARRAVERVVTERCRATDASCDPDALSDALLVASELTSNAILHGGGVTDFHVDVVGPGVRVSVSDRCDQLPVVSEPVDPHGRRRVGGHGWPIVCRLARDVRVTDLPSGGKCITAVVPLS is encoded by the coding sequence ATGTGCGAGCAGCACAGGACCGAATTCGCCCGCGAACCGTTCACCGCCGACCGGCGTGGTCCCGCCGGGCCGAGCAAACCGGCCGAGGCGCGCAGGGCCGTGGAGCGGGTGGTGACAGAACGCTGCCGCGCCACCGATGCCTCCTGCGACCCGGACGCCCTCTCCGACGCCCTGCTGGTCGCCTCGGAACTCACCAGCAACGCCATCCTGCACGGCGGCGGCGTCACGGACTTCCACGTCGACGTCGTGGGGCCCGGTGTACGCGTGTCGGTGAGCGACCGCTGTGACCAACTGCCGGTGGTCTCCGAGCCCGTGGACCCGCACGGACGGCGCCGGGTCGGCGGTCACGGCTGGCCCATCGTGTGCCGCCTCGCGCGCGACGTCCGGGTGACCGACCTGCCCTCCGGCGGGAAGTGCATCACCGCCGTGGTGCCGTTGTCGTGA